The Silvanigrella paludirubra genome includes a window with the following:
- a CDS encoding substrate-binding domain-containing protein, producing the protein MKIINLLFFVMISVFLYSFQDNQTQSVKTSDIPKEVYGDKNTSKKLKLSNGGAGPTGILKELANDYLSIHKDTNIAIEWYQNISLNSLNLLKEKKVDIALIYEPIEAKKAMNEGLVSNLSTIFNDHFIIVGPKNNFVKLNKNDSPANSFAKIYNYSEKNPGKKVFLSRNDFSGTNEKERLLWKLIHKEPYSENLEWYFKFSVFPEDALLKADSENIYTITDWGTWLKASHKLKNLIVYIKGGYELLNPCVALLQQNPSTESIEFLKYLKSDRSQKIIKNFGKDKYNGSAFFTEANQIDF; encoded by the coding sequence ATGAAAATAATCAATTTATTATTTTTTGTTATGATTTCTGTATTTCTATATTCATTTCAAGATAATCAAACTCAATCAGTTAAAACAAGTGATATACCGAAAGAAGTTTATGGTGATAAAAATACTTCAAAAAAATTAAAATTAAGCAATGGGGGAGCGGGTCCAACAGGAATTTTGAAAGAACTAGCAAATGATTATTTATCTATACATAAAGATACTAACATTGCTATTGAGTGGTATCAAAACATTTCTTTAAATAGTTTGAATCTTTTAAAAGAAAAAAAAGTAGATATTGCTTTGATTTATGAGCCAATTGAAGCAAAAAAAGCGATGAATGAAGGATTGGTAAGTAATTTATCTACAATATTTAATGATCATTTTATTATTGTTGGACCAAAAAATAATTTTGTTAAATTAAATAAAAATGATTCTCCAGCAAATTCATTTGCAAAAATATATAATTACTCAGAAAAAAATCCTGGAAAAAAAGTTTTTTTATCAAGAAATGATTTTTCAGGAACAAATGAAAAAGAGAGACTTTTATGGAAACTAATACATAAAGAACCTTATTCAGAGAATTTAGAATGGTACTTTAAATTTTCTGTATTTCCTGAAGATGCTTTATTAAAAGCAGATAGTGAAAATATATATACGATAACAGACTGGGGAACATGGTTAAAGGCTTCTCACAAACTGAAAAATTTAATCGTGTATATAAAAGGTGGATATGAACTTTTGAATCCTTGTGTCGCTTTGTTACAACAAAACCCAAGTACGGAATCCATTGAATTTTTAAAGTACTTAAAAAGCGATAGATCTCAAAAAATAATAAAAAACTTTGGAAAAGATAAATATAATGGGAGTGCTTTTTTTACAGAAGCAAATCAAATAGATTTTTAG
- a CDS encoding PepSY domain-containing protein has product MSYLKFPLKTLGLSLFVTIALNASAASNSNSSELKQNLSIGVTPQKYLQETFDGWYHSDGTASIISEPNYQSLNFVLSGESEEDSRTLVLIAKDYITQNANKFGLNQKSISELTVTSIRQNSDFSVVRLEQKVNGLSVYGSSIAITINRNSKITFVASNTITGIDFDKKMTSNNKSKITKEQAIAIASSYLGFKEIKFNKAELVFYKEQSGNQFETWKIRISPNGGKASDWELLIDSSTGKILRAEDKLRRIEGKGMVYKPDPVTATHHIYGDKGFVDNTDSPTSSNTSQIPKDSPVLTAARSSVTLKDIKLVNGKYILESKYAKCDDTEQPKDNACPAEVKAEFNYTRTNKYFDAVTAFYAIDTFMRYINETLNVKVTPYQYSTGVSFDPHGLNGEDNSHYSDASGKMAMGQGGVDDSEDSMVVVHELGHGIHDWITHGNAGNTDEDGIGEGTGDYLASAYVRDLPENTWKPTDPQYNWVMRWDGHNPFWPGRVSNWNIGRKYPTDVVNTGDSHKSGQYWSSCNLVARDKIGGVAMDKAFLNGLSKTIETTNQVGAAQAIINAAKDMNYTKDQINAIAYAYNTACTYNVKVPVTE; this is encoded by the coding sequence TTGAGTTATTTGAAATTTCCTTTAAAAACTTTAGGTCTTTCTCTTTTTGTTACGATAGCATTAAATGCTTCAGCTGCGAGTAATTCAAATTCATCAGAATTAAAACAAAATTTGAGTATTGGGGTAACTCCACAAAAGTATTTACAAGAAACCTTTGATGGATGGTACCATTCAGATGGTACTGCTTCTATTATATCAGAGCCAAACTATCAGTCCTTAAATTTTGTTTTATCTGGTGAAAGTGAAGAGGACAGTAGAACTTTAGTTTTAATAGCAAAAGATTACATAACTCAAAACGCAAATAAATTTGGATTGAATCAAAAATCAATTTCTGAATTGACTGTTACTTCAATAAGACAAAATAGTGATTTTTCTGTTGTTCGCTTAGAACAAAAGGTGAATGGACTTTCTGTTTATGGAAGTTCAATTGCAATTACAATAAATAGAAATAGCAAAATAACTTTTGTTGCAAGTAATACAATTACTGGAATTGATTTTGATAAAAAAATGACTTCAAATAATAAATCTAAAATAACTAAAGAACAAGCTATAGCAATAGCTAGTTCTTATTTAGGATTTAAAGAAATTAAATTTAATAAAGCTGAATTAGTTTTTTATAAAGAACAAAGTGGAAATCAATTTGAAACTTGGAAAATTAGAATATCTCCAAATGGAGGAAAAGCTTCTGATTGGGAATTGCTAATTGATAGTTCTACTGGAAAAATTTTAAGAGCAGAAGATAAGCTAAGAAGAATTGAGGGAAAAGGAATGGTTTATAAACCAGATCCTGTTACGGCAACTCATCATATTTATGGGGACAAAGGTTTTGTAGATAATACTGATTCTCCAACATCAAGTAATACATCTCAAATTCCTAAAGATTCCCCTGTTCTAACAGCCGCAAGATCAAGTGTTACTTTAAAAGATATAAAACTTGTTAATGGAAAATACATTTTAGAAAGCAAGTATGCAAAATGTGATGATACAGAGCAACCCAAAGATAATGCGTGTCCAGCTGAAGTAAAAGCAGAATTTAATTATACAAGAACGAATAAATATTTTGATGCTGTTACGGCATTTTATGCAATTGATACCTTTATGCGTTATATAAATGAAACTTTAAATGTTAAAGTAACGCCTTATCAATATAGTACGGGAGTTAGTTTTGATCCTCATGGTCTTAATGGTGAAGACAATTCGCATTATTCTGATGCGTCTGGGAAAATGGCAATGGGTCAAGGCGGAGTAGACGATTCGGAAGATTCCATGGTTGTTGTTCATGAATTAGGGCATGGGATTCATGATTGGATTACACATGGTAATGCAGGCAATACGGATGAGGATGGAATCGGTGAGGGCACGGGCGACTATTTAGCTTCTGCCTATGTTCGTGACCTTCCTGAAAATACTTGGAAACCAACGGATCCTCAATACAATTGGGTTATGCGTTGGGATGGTCATAATCCATTTTGGCCCGGTCGTGTTTCTAACTGGAATATTGGTAGAAAATACCCTACTGATGTTGTGAATACGGGAGACTCACATAAGTCTGGACAATATTGGTCCTCTTGTAACCTTGTTGCACGTGATAAAATTGGTGGTGTTGCAATGGATAAGGCATTTTTGAATGGTTTATCTAAAACAATAGAAACTACAAACCAAGTAGGAGCAGCACAAGCTATTATCAATGCGGCAAAAGATATGAACTATACAAAAGATCAAATTAATGCCATTGCCTATGCATATAATACAGCTTGTACCTATAATGTTAAGGTACCAGTAACAGAATAA
- a CDS encoding DoxX family protein: MLKNLYLEKFSKFSENLQLLVVLLIRITIAGVFVFSGWGKLMHLDKTIDYFTSLGMPFASILAPFVASSELIFGFFIFIGFATRISAIPLSIIMLVAIITAKLEEISSISSLFGLNEFLYIILLLTLITKGAGILSIDSVLRKKILNCKRF, translated from the coding sequence ATGTTAAAAAATTTATATTTAGAAAAATTCAGTAAATTTTCTGAAAATTTACAATTATTGGTTGTATTATTAATAAGAATTACGATTGCAGGAGTATTTGTTTTTTCCGGTTGGGGAAAACTTATGCATTTGGATAAAACAATAGACTATTTTACAAGTTTAGGAATGCCATTTGCTTCAATATTAGCTCCTTTTGTTGCAAGCTCTGAGCTTATATTTGGTTTTTTTATCTTTATTGGTTTTGCAACTCGAATTTCTGCAATACCATTATCAATAATTATGCTAGTAGCTATTATAACAGCTAAATTAGAAGAAATTTCATCAATAAGTTCCTTATTTGGATTAAATGAATTTCTATATATTATTTTGCTTTTGACTTTAATTACAAAAGGAGCTGGAATATTATCAATTGACTCAGTTTTGAGAAAAAAAATATTAAATTGTAAACGGTTTTAA
- a CDS encoding DNA-binding domain-containing protein encodes MKNLSFKILQQQFADYLKTGANEIENVILDQLPISVFERLLVYRTAYNQRIYSSLKEDFPKIYEILNEDNFNKLVEEYRIKYPSTYWSLGEFSKNLPDFIAESNWGKEIKYMEDLAKLEWIKCLCFLAKNSDYFNFSSIALVPSEKQNKIILKLDSSVIFFESPWALHKKSIKKSISNKINYYIIYRNNGIINVECILKKDWNILQKISQGLNIEEIVEKTQVCNEKQISKCFSNWVKKGIISHFIYRGE; translated from the coding sequence ATGAAAAATCTTTCATTCAAGATACTTCAACAACAATTCGCTGATTATTTAAAAACCGGAGCAAATGAAATTGAAAATGTAATTTTAGATCAATTACCAATTTCTGTATTTGAAAGATTATTAGTATATAGAACAGCATATAATCAAAGAATTTATTCTTCTTTAAAAGAAGATTTTCCTAAAATTTATGAAATATTAAATGAAGATAATTTTAATAAATTAGTAGAAGAATATAGAATTAAATATCCTTCTACGTACTGGAGCTTAGGTGAGTTTAGTAAGAACTTACCAGATTTTATAGCAGAATCAAATTGGGGTAAAGAAATTAAGTACATGGAAGATTTAGCTAAATTAGAATGGATAAAATGTTTATGTTTTTTAGCTAAAAATTCAGATTACTTTAATTTTTCTTCAATTGCTTTAGTACCAAGTGAAAAGCAGAATAAAATTATTTTAAAATTAGATTCTTCCGTGATTTTTTTTGAATCACCTTGGGCTTTGCATAAAAAAAGCATAAAAAAATCTATTTCAAATAAAATAAATTATTACATAATATATAGAAATAATGGAATAATCAATGTGGAATGTATTTTAAAAAAAGATTGGAATATTCTTCAAAAAATTTCTCAGGGATTGAATATTGAAGAAATAGTTGAAAAAACTCAAGTATGTAATGAAAAGCAAATTTCCAAATGTTTTTCAAATTGGGTTAAAAAAGGTATTATTAGTCACTTTATTTATCGTGGGGAATGA
- a CDS encoding DUF692 domain-containing protein, whose product MISGFKDLGVGVGLRPQHYYEFLNQKPKSVSWVEVISENYMDWTNNYKNERPFKVLENVRKNYPVVLHGVSLNIGSVDPVNIAYLNSLKELINKINPAWVSDHLSWSGVFNENFHDLLPLPYTEEVLEHVANKILQVQDILGRRILMENPSTYLQFIQSEISEVEFLNLLVKKADCGILLDINNVYVSSKNHNFNALDYLKAIPKERVCQIHLAGHTDKGTHLVDTHDAPICDDVWDLYRWSVGHFGNRSVMLERDDNIPEWDEVQNEVLKIAEIRKQENEKSFIQDTSTTIR is encoded by the coding sequence ATGATTAGCGGCTTTAAAGATCTTGGTGTTGGAGTTGGACTTCGTCCACAGCATTACTATGAGTTTTTAAATCAAAAACCAAAATCAGTTTCATGGGTTGAAGTGATTTCAGAAAATTATATGGACTGGACTAATAATTATAAGAATGAACGTCCTTTTAAAGTTTTGGAAAATGTTAGAAAAAATTATCCTGTTGTGCTTCATGGTGTTTCTTTAAATATTGGTTCAGTAGATCCTGTAAATATTGCTTATTTAAATTCATTAAAAGAGTTAATAAATAAAATAAATCCAGCTTGGGTTTCCGATCATTTGAGTTGGTCAGGTGTATTTAATGAAAATTTTCATGATTTATTACCTCTTCCCTATACTGAAGAAGTCTTAGAGCATGTAGCAAATAAAATTCTACAAGTTCAAGATATTTTAGGTCGCCGCATTTTAATGGAGAATCCTTCGACTTATTTGCAATTTATTCAATCCGAAATAAGTGAAGTAGAATTTTTAAATTTATTAGTTAAAAAAGCGGATTGTGGTATTCTTTTGGATATTAATAATGTTTATGTGAGTTCTAAAAATCATAATTTTAATGCATTAGATTATTTAAAAGCAATACCAAAAGAGAGGGTTTGTCAAATTCATTTAGCGGGGCATACTGATAAAGGAACACATCTTGTAGATACACATGATGCTCCAATTTGTGATGATGTATGGGATCTCTATAGATGGTCTGTTGGTCATTTTGGAAATAGAAGCGTTATGCTTGAACGCGATGATAATATTCCAGAATGGGATGAAGTTCAAAATGAAGTGTTGAAGATTGCAGAAATAAGGAAACAAGAAAATGAAAAATCTTTCATTCAAGATACTTCAACAACAATTCGCTGA
- a CDS encoding RNA polymerase sigma factor has translation MQNKSNLNFSSTEFLTQLRDKEHNAFNSLVNTYSEQLYRTSLGLGFNRNDSRELTQIVWTTLYEIISEFKGKSHIRTFIFGILYNKASEFRREQKKFLGPDVVDDIMNERFDHKGNWVKPPIDPEKFLLGAESNQIIEKCLESLPLKLKMAFALKEIEEKKNSEICELLNLSYSNLGVIIYRAKNRLRECIEGKVKKM, from the coding sequence ATGCAAAACAAATCAAATCTTAATTTTAGTTCTACTGAGTTTTTAACTCAATTAAGAGATAAAGAACACAATGCTTTTAATAGCTTAGTAAATACTTATTCAGAGCAGCTCTATAGAACATCTTTAGGATTAGGATTTAATAGAAATGATTCCAGAGAGTTAACTCAAATCGTTTGGACAACCTTATATGAAATCATTTCCGAATTTAAAGGAAAATCACATATTCGAACTTTTATATTTGGAATATTATACAATAAAGCATCTGAATTTCGCAGAGAACAGAAAAAATTCCTTGGTCCTGACGTTGTTGATGATATTATGAATGAAAGATTCGATCATAAAGGAAATTGGGTGAAACCCCCAATTGATCCTGAAAAATTTCTTTTAGGCGCCGAATCAAATCAAATTATTGAAAAATGCCTTGAAAGTTTGCCTCTTAAATTAAAAATGGCATTTGCTTTAAAAGAAATTGAGGAAAAAAAGAATTCAGAGATTTGTGAATTATTAAATTTAAGCTATTCAAATCTTGGAGTTATTATTTATAGAGCAAAAAACAGACTACGTGAATGCATTGAAGGCAAAGTTAAAAAAATGTAA